In the Caldibacillus debilis DSM 16016 genome, one interval contains:
- a CDS encoding metallophosphoesterase: MKTLGKTGAFTLLAGLSGYYYSKHIEPYWTEITRFTIRHKLIPADFWRFKIALFSDTHLGYHYQLSHLRKAVSLIMEENPDMIIFSGDLMDNPSAYHQIRETVELLRLLDAPFGKFAVFGNHDHGGYGTEKYRYIMEESRFKVLQNTAVPVAKGRSFIFLAGVDDCMLGRPDLKAALAQQPGEVYTILISHAPDYADVAKGYPVHLQISGHSHGGQIQIPFVGPVITPRYGRKYVEGLYALDGLTLYVNRGLGTTRLPFRFLSRPEITFFTLEPE, from the coding sequence TTGAAAACTTTGGGGAAAACCGGAGCTTTTACCCTGCTTGCGGGGTTGAGCGGATATTATTATTCGAAACATATTGAGCCCTATTGGACGGAAATCACCCGCTTCACCATCAGGCACAAACTCATCCCGGCCGATTTCTGGCGTTTTAAAATCGCCCTGTTCAGCGACACCCATCTCGGCTACCACTACCAGCTTTCCCACCTCCGGAAAGCCGTCTCCCTCATCATGGAAGAAAATCCGGATATGATCATTTTTTCCGGGGACTTGATGGACAATCCATCCGCCTATCATCAAATCCGGGAAACGGTGGAACTGCTCCGACTCCTGGACGCCCCCTTCGGCAAGTTCGCCGTTTTCGGAAACCATGACCACGGGGGATACGGTACGGAAAAATACCGGTACATCATGGAAGAAAGCCGCTTCAAAGTTTTGCAAAATACCGCCGTTCCCGTGGCAAAAGGCCGGTCTTTTATTTTTTTGGCGGGTGTCGACGACTGCATGCTGGGAAGGCCGGATCTGAAAGCGGCGCTGGCCCAGCAGCCGGGAGAAGTGTACACGATCCTGATTTCCCACGCCCCCGATTACGCGGATGTCGCCAAGGGCTATCCGGTCCATTTGCAGATCAGCGGCCACAGCCACGGAGGGCAAATCCAAATCCCCTTCGTCGGGCCCGTCATTACCCCCCGGTACGGAAGAAAATACGTGGAAGGCTTATATGCATTGGACGGGCTCACCTTGTACGTCAACCGGGGATTGGGCACGACGAGGCTCCCCTTCCGTTTCCTTTCCCGGCCGGAAATCACGTTTTTTACCTTGGAACCGGAATAA
- a CDS encoding sigma-70 family RNA polymerase sigma factor, which yields MEDFDRLAEQYRPLILSVLRNLNIYQNREDFFQIGLIHLWQAYLNYKPEKGNFSAYAYITVRRGIVRELKKWKRKEGIEHDVDENYWNSVKEEPKAAEMAFIKDAVCRLPESEREFVIRHFIWGYSLREIAEMENSAYATVKLKKKRALEKLRKALTDK from the coding sequence ATGGAGGATTTTGACCGTTTGGCCGAACAATACAGGCCGCTCATTCTTTCCGTTCTCCGGAATTTGAACATCTATCAGAACCGCGAAGATTTTTTTCAGATCGGCCTGATCCATCTTTGGCAGGCGTACTTGAACTACAAGCCGGAAAAGGGCAATTTTTCCGCCTACGCCTACATCACCGTGCGGCGGGGGATCGTCCGCGAGTTGAAAAAATGGAAGCGAAAGGAGGGCATCGAGCATGATGTGGACGAAAATTATTGGAACTCCGTCAAGGAAGAGCCGAAAGCCGCGGAAATGGCCTTCATCAAGGATGCGGTTTGCCGGCTGCCGGAATCCGAGCGGGAATTTGTGATCCGCCATTTCATCTGGGGATATTCATTGCGGGAGATCGCGGAAATGGAGAATTCCGCCTACGCCACCGTGAAGCTGAAAAAGAAGCGGGCCTTGGAAAAACTGCGGAAGGCCCTCACCGACAAATAA
- a CDS encoding SDR family oxidoreductase — MDFSGKTAIVAASSQGLGKAIAEALAQGGANVMISGRHEEKLRKVKEEIGKDAPGDVSYCAADLTKGEDIERLVKRTVEKYGTVDILVNNSGGPKAGSFEEFGDEDWQHAFELNLLSYIRLIRAALPYLKKRGGKIINIASSSVKEPIPGLILSNTFRTGIIGLAKTLSFEMAPYGILVNTVCPGRILTDRIRQLDRIHAEKAGVSENEVRKQQESGIPLKRYGTPEEFAKVVAFLASDENTYMTGSTLFVDGGAVKSI, encoded by the coding sequence ATGGATTTTTCGGGAAAAACCGCGATCGTCGCCGCATCGAGCCAAGGTTTGGGAAAAGCGATTGCCGAAGCGCTGGCCCAAGGGGGGGCCAACGTGATGATTTCCGGAAGACATGAAGAAAAGCTGCGGAAGGTGAAGGAGGAAATCGGAAAAGACGCCCCGGGGGACGTTTCCTATTGCGCCGCCGATCTGACGAAAGGGGAAGATATTGAAAGGCTGGTGAAACGGACCGTCGAAAAATACGGCACCGTCGACATCCTGGTCAACAATTCGGGGGGACCGAAGGCCGGTTCCTTTGAGGAATTCGGCGATGAAGATTGGCAGCACGCCTTCGAATTAAATTTGCTTTCCTACATCCGGCTGATCCGCGCAGCCTTGCCCTACTTGAAAAAAAGGGGAGGCAAAATCATCAACATCGCCTCCTCGTCCGTAAAGGAACCGATTCCCGGACTGATTTTGTCCAACACCTTCCGGACCGGGATTATCGGCCTTGCGAAAACATTGTCCTTCGAAATGGCGCCTTACGGCATTTTGGTCAACACGGTCTGCCCCGGGAGGATCCTGACGGACCGGATCCGGCAGCTGGACCGGATCCATGCGGAAAAGGCGGGCGTTTCCGAGAATGAAGTCAGGAAACAGCAGGAAAGCGGCATTCCGTTGAAAAGGTACGGAACGCCGGAAGAGTTCGCAAAAGTGGTGGCCTTTTTGGCCTCCGACGAAAACACCTACATGACCGGCTCCACCCTGTTCGTCGACGGGGGAGCGGTGAAGTCGATCTGA
- a CDS encoding chemotaxis protein CheW: protein MEERKVEMEKNIVVFEVGGETFGADIWHVQEIILPVKVVPIPKSHPYLEGVAEIRGEVLPVIDAAKALGFGEGSGSGGEDRFMIANVLGQKVIFHVDRVLSILPCPEEETAGTDELTASLEGLVTGTLKRDEGIILLLDLEKLVGQIKQQG from the coding sequence ATGGAAGAACGAAAGGTAGAAATGGAAAAAAACATCGTCGTCTTTGAAGTCGGCGGGGAAACCTTCGGCGCCGATATTTGGCATGTTCAGGAGATCATCCTTCCGGTGAAGGTGGTTCCGATCCCCAAATCCCACCCGTATTTGGAAGGGGTGGCCGAAATCCGGGGAGAGGTTTTGCCGGTGATCGACGCGGCCAAAGCCTTGGGGTTCGGCGAAGGAAGCGGTTCCGGCGGCGAGGACCGTTTTATGATCGCCAACGTCCTCGGACAAAAGGTCATTTTTCATGTCGACCGGGTTCTCTCCATCCTCCCCTGCCCGGAGGAGGAAACGGCGGGGACGGATGAATTGACGGCCTCCCTGGAAGGCTTGGTAACGGGCACGCTGAAGCGGGATGAGGGGATCATTTTGCTGCTTGATTTGGAAAAACTGGTCGGGCAAATCAAACAGCAGGGATAA
- a CDS encoding cell wall hydrolase has translation MFKRLAWILAIAFALAAGSGGNADAAAIYTVKKGDTLYTIGKAHGVSVLSIKKANRMPSDTIYPGQRLVLPPSLTAEEMDLLARLVHAEAKGEPYAGKVAVATVVLNRLDHPDFPKTVKGIIYAKTGGHYAFTPVANGTINEPADESSKRAVKEAIAFRGMGQGSLYFYNPKTSTSKWIFSRTATITIGNHRFAK, from the coding sequence GTGTTTAAGAGATTGGCATGGATCTTGGCCATCGCCTTCGCGCTGGCAGCGGGATCCGGCGGGAATGCCGATGCGGCAGCGATCTATACGGTGAAAAAGGGGGATACCCTGTATACGATCGGAAAGGCGCACGGGGTTTCCGTTCTCAGCATAAAAAAGGCTAACCGTATGCCGTCGGACACCATTTATCCGGGGCAGAGGCTGGTGCTTCCGCCTTCCTTGACCGCCGAAGAAATGGATTTGCTGGCAAGGCTCGTCCATGCGGAGGCGAAGGGTGAACCCTATGCCGGCAAAGTCGCGGTGGCGACCGTCGTCTTAAACCGCCTTGACCATCCCGATTTTCCGAAGACGGTGAAAGGGATCATTTACGCCAAAACGGGCGGCCATTACGCCTTCACCCCGGTGGCCAACGGCACGATCAACGAGCCCGCCGACGAATCGTCCAAACGGGCGGTGAAAGAGGCCATCGCTTTCCGGGGGATGGGACAAGGATCCTTGTATTTTTACAATCCGAAAACGTCCACAAGCAAATGGATATTCTCGCGGACGGCCACGATTACGATCGGCAATCACCGTTTCGCGAAATGA
- a CDS encoding aminotransferase A: MEHLVNPQVKSIAISGIRRFFQLASQVEDIVSLTIGQPDFPTPEHVKEAAKRAIDDNFTVYTANAGMPELRKAAADFVKEKYHLSYDPEKEVIVTVGATEAIDIAFRTLLSPGDEVLLSAPVYPGYEPLIRLCGARPVFIDTRPFRFKLTAEALERHLTGRTKCLVLSYPANPTGVSYSREELAAIARVIRGKNMFILADEIYSEIVYGGPHVSIGEILREQTVVINGLSKSHSMTGFRIGFLFAPEDLAKQMLKVHQYNVSCASSVSQRAAVEALTKGKDDPARMREEYKKRRDYVYKRLKEAGFETVLPDGAFYFFVKIPGNANSFDFCLNLVREHKVAVVPGSAFSPFGEGYFRLSYASSMDVLKEGLDRLAGAR; encoded by the coding sequence ATGGAACATTTGGTCAATCCGCAAGTAAAAAGCATAGCGATTTCCGGCATCCGCCGTTTTTTTCAGCTCGCCTCCCAAGTGGAGGACATCGTTTCTTTAACGATCGGCCAGCCGGATTTTCCGACCCCGGAGCATGTGAAGGAGGCGGCGAAAAGGGCCATCGACGACAACTTTACCGTCTATACGGCCAACGCGGGCATGCCGGAATTGAGAAAGGCGGCGGCGGACTTTGTAAAGGAAAAATACCATCTGTCCTACGACCCGGAAAAGGAAGTGATCGTCACCGTCGGCGCCACGGAGGCCATCGACATCGCCTTCCGCACCCTGCTCTCCCCCGGGGATGAAGTGCTCCTGTCCGCACCGGTTTATCCCGGCTACGAGCCGCTGATCCGGCTCTGCGGCGCCAGACCTGTCTTTATCGACACCCGTCCTTTCCGCTTCAAACTGACGGCGGAAGCATTGGAAAGGCATTTGACCGGCCGGACCAAATGCCTCGTCCTCTCCTATCCCGCCAATCCGACCGGAGTCAGTTACAGCCGGGAAGAATTGGCGGCGATCGCCCGGGTCATCCGCGGGAAAAACATGTTCATTTTGGCGGATGAAATTTACAGCGAAATCGTTTATGGCGGGCCGCATGTTTCCATCGGGGAAATCTTGCGGGAGCAGACGGTCGTCATCAACGGCTTGTCCAAATCCCATTCGATGACGGGGTTCCGCATCGGTTTTCTCTTTGCGCCGGAAGATTTGGCCAAGCAGATGTTAAAAGTGCACCAGTACAACGTCTCCTGCGCCAGCTCCGTCTCCCAGCGGGCGGCCGTCGAAGCCTTGACGAAGGGGAAGGATGACCCGGCCAGGATGCGGGAAGAATATAAAAAAAGAAGGGATTATGTCTACAAACGGCTCAAGGAAGCGGGCTTTGAAACGGTCCTTCCCGACGGCGCCTTCTATTTTTTCGTCAAGATACCGGGTAATGCCAATTCCTTCGATTTCTGTTTGAACCTGGTGCGGGAGCATAAAGTCGCCGTCGTCCCCGGGAGCGCCTTTTCCCCCTTCGGCGAAGGATATTTCCGCCTCTCCTACGCCAGTTCCATGGACGTGCTGAAAGAGGGGCTCGACCGCCTGGCCGGAGCAAGATAA
- the dapD gene encoding 2,3,4,5-tetrahydropyridine-2,6-dicarboxylate N-acetyltransferase: MKMADANEIISFIQNSKKTTPVKVYIKGDLEKIDFPASVKTFLSGRSGVLFGEWREVDQLLKDNASLIEDYVIENDRRNSAIPLLDLKSVNARIEPGAIIREHVTIGDNAVIMMGAVLNIGAVVGEGTMIDMNAVLGGRATVGKNCHIGAGAVLAGVIEPPSAKPVIVEDDVLIGANAVILEGVTVGKGAVVAAGAVVTDDVPPYTVVAGVPAKVLKTIDEKTRAKTEIKQELRQL; encoded by the coding sequence ATGAAAATGGCAGATGCCAACGAAATCATTTCCTTTATCCAAAACAGCAAAAAAACGACGCCGGTTAAGGTGTACATAAAAGGGGACCTGGAAAAAATCGATTTCCCCGCTTCGGTGAAAACCTTCCTTTCCGGAAGGAGCGGCGTCCTGTTCGGCGAATGGCGCGAAGTGGACCAGCTGCTGAAGGATAACGCCTCCCTCATTGAGGACTACGTGATCGAAAATGACCGGCGCAATTCCGCCATCCCCCTGCTTGACCTGAAATCGGTCAACGCCCGGATCGAGCCGGGGGCCATCATCCGCGAGCACGTCACCATCGGCGACAACGCGGTCATCATGATGGGGGCGGTGCTCAATATCGGCGCCGTGGTCGGAGAAGGGACGATGATCGATATGAATGCCGTGCTCGGGGGGAGGGCGACGGTCGGCAAAAATTGCCATATCGGTGCCGGAGCCGTTTTGGCCGGCGTCATTGAACCCCCCTCCGCAAAACCGGTCATCGTGGAAGACGATGTGTTGATCGGGGCCAATGCCGTGATCCTCGAAGGGGTCACCGTCGGGAAAGGGGCCGTCGTCGCCGCGGGGGCCGTCGTCACGGACGATGTCCCGCCTTATACCGTCGTTGCCGGGGTCCCGGCCAAGGTCTTGAAGACGATCGACGAAAAAACGAGGGCGAAGACGGAGATCAAGCAGGAACTCCGGCAGCTGTAA
- the ptsP gene encoding phosphoenolpyruvate--protein phosphotransferase, which yields MTTLIKGIAASSGISIGKAFRLVEPVLSFEEKTVENPDAEIERFRQAVEKAKNELNILKSQTEKRLGKEQGAIFEAHLLVLSDPEFVGAVEEKIKSERKNAEAVLDETAKGFIHILEKLDNEYMRERTADIRDVTKRLMAYLLDVSVPNPGLISEEVIIVAKDLTPSDTAQLDRKFVKGFTTDIGGRTSHSAIMARSLEIPAVVGTKTATETIQDGDLLILDGLSGEVYVNPTEELLAAYKEKQKQYEKQLAEWRKLVGEPTVSSDGHRVELAANIGSPKDVKAALANGAEGVGLFRTEFLYMDKTELPSEEEQFEAYKAVLEGMKDKPVIIRTLDIGGDKELPYLSLPKELNPFLGFRAIRLCLDRTDIFRTQLRALLRASTYGKLRIMFPMVATLDEFRKAKAIFLEEKEKLQAEGVPVSDSIQLGIMVEIPSTAVLADLFAKEVDFFSIGTNDLIQYTMAADRMNERVSYLYQPYHPSILRLVKRVIDAAHNEGKWAGMCGEMAGDEKAIPLLVGLGLDEFSMSATSILKARALIKKLSKADMEQLAEKALNAATTDEVLQLVRESLN from the coding sequence ATGACAACTTTGATCAAAGGCATCGCAGCATCGAGCGGCATATCCATCGGGAAAGCATTCCGGCTCGTAGAACCGGTGCTCTCTTTTGAAGAAAAGACGGTGGAAAACCCGGACGCGGAAATCGAACGGTTCCGGCAAGCCGTTGAAAAGGCGAAGAATGAACTGAATATCTTGAAATCCCAGACGGAAAAACGGCTCGGGAAAGAGCAGGGGGCCATTTTCGAAGCCCATTTGCTCGTCCTGTCGGATCCGGAATTCGTAGGTGCGGTAGAAGAAAAAATCAAAAGCGAAAGAAAAAATGCCGAGGCGGTTCTCGACGAAACCGCCAAAGGATTCATTCATATTTTAGAAAAATTGGACAATGAATATATGCGGGAAAGGACCGCCGATATCCGTGACGTGACGAAGAGGCTTATGGCCTATCTGCTGGATGTGTCCGTCCCGAATCCGGGCCTGATCTCGGAGGAAGTGATCATCGTTGCCAAAGACTTGACTCCCTCCGACACGGCCCAGCTTGACAGGAAATTTGTTAAGGGATTCACAACGGATATCGGGGGCAGGACTTCCCATTCCGCCATCATGGCCCGCTCGCTGGAAATCCCTGCGGTTGTCGGGACGAAGACGGCGACCGAGACGATTCAAGACGGGGATCTGCTCATTTTGGACGGGCTTTCGGGAGAAGTTTACGTCAATCCGACGGAAGAGCTTTTGGCGGCCTATAAAGAAAAACAAAAGCAATACGAAAAACAGTTGGCCGAATGGCGAAAGCTGGTCGGCGAGCCGACCGTCTCCAGCGACGGCCACCGGGTGGAGCTGGCGGCCAACATCGGCTCGCCCAAAGACGTCAAAGCCGCGCTGGCAAACGGGGCGGAGGGCGTCGGCCTGTTCCGGACCGAATTCTTGTACATGGATAAAACCGAACTGCCTTCCGAAGAAGAACAATTCGAAGCCTATAAAGCGGTGTTGGAAGGAATGAAGGACAAGCCCGTCATCATCCGCACCCTGGACATCGGCGGGGACAAAGAGCTTCCCTATTTGTCCTTGCCGAAGGAACTGAATCCCTTTTTGGGATTCCGCGCCATCCGCCTTTGCCTCGACCGGACGGACATTTTCCGCACCCAATTGCGGGCCCTTCTCCGGGCGAGCACATACGGCAAGCTGCGGATCATGTTCCCGATGGTCGCCACTTTGGATGAATTCCGGAAGGCGAAAGCCATCTTTTTGGAAGAAAAGGAAAAATTGCAGGCGGAAGGCGTCCCCGTTTCCGACTCGATCCAACTCGGCATCATGGTGGAAATCCCGTCGACGGCCGTTCTCGCCGACCTGTTCGCCAAGGAAGTGGACTTTTTCAGCATCGGCACCAACGATTTGATCCAATACACGATGGCCGCAGACCGGATGAACGAACGGGTTTCCTACCTGTACCAGCCCTATCATCCGTCCATCTTGCGCCTGGTGAAAAGAGTGATCGATGCGGCCCACAACGAAGGAAAATGGGCGGGCATGTGCGGAGAAATGGCCGGGGACGAAAAGGCGATTCCCCTGCTAGTCGGCCTTGGCCTCGACGAATTTTCCATGAGCGCTACGTCCATCTTGAAAGCCCGCGCGTTAATCAAGAAGCTTTCCAAGGCGGACATGGAACAATTGGCGGAAAAGGCCTTGAATGCGGCTACGACGGATGAGGTCCTGCAGCTCGTTCGCGAATCTTTGAATTAA
- the cbpB gene encoding cyclic-di-AMP-binding protein CbpB: MINVQTEFFFESEVRNLIIPSERVAHVQLGNNLEHALLVLTKSGYTAIPVLDTKFKLHGLISTPLILEAIMGLERIEFEKLEEKKVEDVMNKDIPTLRADDPVSKGMKLLINHPFVCVVDDRRFFEGILTRRALLKKWTAFLYENHQKE, encoded by the coding sequence ATGATCAATGTGCAGACGGAATTTTTTTTTGAAAGCGAAGTCCGGAACCTGATCATTCCTTCCGAACGGGTGGCCCATGTCCAGCTGGGGAACAATCTGGAACATGCCTTATTGGTGTTGACAAAAAGCGGTTATACGGCCATTCCCGTCTTGGATACAAAATTTAAGCTGCACGGGCTGATCAGCACGCCGCTGATCCTCGAAGCGATCATGGGGCTTGAACGGATCGAATTTGAAAAGTTGGAAGAAAAAAAGGTGGAAGACGTCATGAACAAGGACATCCCCACGTTAAGGGCCGATGACCCGGTCAGCAAGGGGATGAAGCTTTTGATCAATCACCCCTTTGTCTGCGTCGTTGATGACCGGCGCTTTTTTGAAGGGATATTGACCAGGAGGGCCCTGTTGAAAAAATGGACCGCTTTCCTGTACGAGAATCACCAAAAAGAATGA
- a CDS encoding phosphocarrier protein HPr: MIEKEYKVVADTGIHARPATVLVQTAGKFDSEITLEYKGKKVNLKSIMGVMSLGIGKGADIKITAEGSDEVNAMQTIEETMKKEGIV; encoded by the coding sequence TTGATCGAGAAAGAATATAAAGTCGTGGCTGACACGGGCATCCATGCACGGCCTGCAACGGTCCTGGTGCAGACGGCAGGGAAATTTGATTCGGAAATCACGTTGGAATACAAAGGGAAAAAGGTGAATCTGAAATCGATCATGGGCGTGATGTCCCTCGGCATCGGCAAAGGTGCGGACATTAAAATCACCGCCGAAGGCAGCGACGAAGTCAATGCCATGCAAACGATCGAAGAAACCATGAAAAAAGAGGGAATCGTATAA
- a CDS encoding YkvS family protein, which translates to MKKASVGNIIEFKNGLRGIVEKVNENSVIVDLTYMENYRELDLEERTVVNHKHYKIVEE; encoded by the coding sequence ATGAAAAAAGCTTCCGTCGGGAATATCATCGAATTTAAGAACGGGTTGAGGGGCATCGTGGAGAAGGTCAATGAAAATTCGGTCATCGTCGACTTGACTTACATGGAAAATTACCGGGAACTGGATTTGGAAGAACGGACCGTCGTCAACCATAAACATTACAAAATCGTTGAAGAATAA
- a CDS encoding NAD(P)-dependent oxidoreductase, with the protein MPERIIGFIGLGVMGKSMARRLLKAGYPLFVYTRTKEKASDLLQEGAVWKDSPKEVAEAADIVITMVGYPEDVRTVYLGGEGLIPNGRPGQFFIDMTTSSPALAQRLFAEGKKRGIHLLDAPVSGGDIGAKNGTLAIMVGGEEEAFREMLPVFETLGKRIEHMGGAGSGQHAKLANQIAIASNMVGLCETLVYAKHAGLPMEKALSVISAGAAGSWSLANLAPRILAGDYSPGFFIKHFIKDMKIALEEAEKMGLALPGLALAKRLYEALAERGEENSGTQALIKYWDGSGRE; encoded by the coding sequence ATGCCGGAACGAATCATCGGGTTCATCGGATTGGGCGTGATGGGAAAAAGCATGGCCCGCCGGCTTTTGAAGGCCGGATATCCGTTGTTCGTGTACACGCGGACGAAAGAGAAGGCTTCCGACCTTTTGCAGGAGGGGGCCGTCTGGAAGGACTCGCCGAAGGAAGTGGCGGAAGCGGCGGACATCGTGATCACCATGGTCGGCTATCCGGAGGATGTGCGAACGGTGTATTTGGGCGGGGAGGGGCTGATCCCGAACGGAAGACCGGGACAGTTTTTCATCGACATGACCACCTCATCCCCCGCGTTGGCCCAAAGGCTGTTTGCGGAAGGGAAAAAGAGGGGAATTCATCTTCTGGATGCGCCGGTATCCGGCGGGGATATCGGGGCGAAGAACGGAACGCTGGCGATCATGGTCGGGGGTGAAGAGGAGGCGTTCCGGGAGATGCTCCCGGTTTTCGAGACGCTGGGGAAAAGGATCGAACACATGGGCGGCGCGGGTTCCGGGCAGCATGCCAAACTGGCCAACCAAATTGCCATCGCCTCGAACATGGTCGGCCTTTGCGAAACCCTCGTCTATGCCAAACATGCGGGGCTGCCGATGGAAAAGGCCCTTTCCGTGATTTCCGCCGGTGCCGCCGGAAGCTGGAGCCTTGCGAATTTGGCCCCGCGGATCTTGGCGGGGGATTATTCCCCGGGATTTTTTATTAAACATTTCATCAAAGATATGAAAATCGCACTGGAAGAAGCGGAAAAAATGGGGCTTGCCTTGCCGGGGCTTGCCCTGGCCAAAAGATTGTACGAGGCTTTGGCCGAACGGGGGGAAGAAAACAGCGGCACGCAGGCTTTGATCAAATATTGGGACGGCAGCGGGAGAGAATAA
- a CDS encoding CPBP family intramembrane glutamic endopeptidase codes for MEQVLRDRKWMFAIILSHLLIGFTFTRPAVFWYLLTGAMLCLISYAMIIEKFDDRLPLHKYFYYGLASGIFFYALALLAYGIIDWLSLSFLKNEIIGIYDRFSPDSFWHYIVLALIIVPGEEIFFRGFLFKRLLNYLPFWQSALLSGFLYAMTYIYSQYIILIAAAFFFGILWSALYAWKKSLPLVILSHLTFDLLLFLIFPLH; via the coding sequence ATGGAACAAGTCCTGAGAGACCGGAAATGGATGTTTGCCATCATCCTTTCCCATCTTTTGATCGGATTTACCTTCACCAGACCGGCGGTCTTTTGGTATTTGCTCACCGGCGCGATGCTATGCCTCATTTCCTACGCGATGATCATCGAAAAATTCGACGACCGGCTGCCTTTACATAAGTATTTCTATTACGGCCTCGCATCGGGCATATTCTTTTACGCCTTGGCCTTGCTCGCCTACGGGATCATCGATTGGCTGTCCCTGTCCTTCTTAAAAAATGAAATCATCGGCATTTACGACCGGTTTTCCCCCGATTCTTTCTGGCATTACATCGTGCTGGCTTTAATCATCGTTCCCGGGGAAGAAATATTTTTCAGGGGCTTCCTTTTCAAACGCCTGCTGAATTACCTGCCTTTTTGGCAGAGCGCCCTCCTTTCCGGCTTCCTCTACGCGATGACGTATATTTACTCCCAGTATATCATTTTAATCGCCGCGGCGTTTTTTTTCGGGATCCTGTGGTCGGCCCTTTACGCCTGGAAAAAAAGTCTGCCCCTTGTCATCCTGTCCCATCTGACCTTCGATCTCCTTCTTTTTTTGATCTTTCCTTTGCATTGA
- a CDS encoding LysR family transcriptional regulator, protein MNFSDFQLLTVLAKERNMRKAAERLFVSQPALSQRLQTIEKEWGRPLFLRSHKGLALTPAGELVVEYARKVLELEEKVKEDIQAMESEVYGKLKIACASIVGQHWLPKVLKKFVERYPYVKISLITGWSSEILKAMYEDQVHVGIIRGTPDWKGVKMHLFKDHLYLVDCEIKRIEDVLVTDRPFVQFKSDSNYFQEIQDWWHRRFQTPPKSTIIVDQIETCKQMVVNGIGYAILPEITLDGLSDRLYKIPLVNEDNTRLGRDTWLIGYSNYFQLKQVDAFVKIVQESIQTGKE, encoded by the coding sequence ATGAATTTTTCCGATTTCCAACTGCTGACCGTCTTGGCCAAGGAACGGAATATGCGGAAAGCCGCGGAACGGCTGTTTGTGTCCCAGCCCGCCCTGTCGCAAAGGCTGCAGACGATCGAAAAGGAATGGGGCAGGCCGTTGTTTTTGCGTTCCCATAAGGGCCTTGCTTTGACGCCTGCGGGGGAGTTGGTCGTCGAATACGCCCGGAAGGTTTTGGAATTGGAGGAGAAGGTCAAGGAAGACATTCAGGCGATGGAATCGGAAGTTTACGGAAAGCTGAAAATCGCCTGCGCTTCCATCGTCGGGCAGCATTGGCTGCCCAAGGTGTTAAAAAAATTCGTCGAAAGGTATCCCTATGTCAAAATCTCCCTGATCACCGGATGGAGCAGCGAGATTTTAAAGGCGATGTACGAGGACCAGGTGCATGTCGGCATCATCCGCGGAACCCCCGACTGGAAAGGGGTCAAGATGCACCTGTTTAAAGACCATCTTTATCTCGTCGACTGCGAAATAAAGCGGATCGAAGACGTATTGGTGACGGACCGTCCCTTTGTCCAATTCAAGAGCGATTCCAATTATTTTCAGGAAATCCAGGACTGGTGGCACCGGCGGTTCCAGACGCCGCCGAAAAGCACGATCATCGTCGACCAGATCGAAACGTGCAAACAGATGGTCGTCAATGGGATCGGGTACGCCATTTTGCCGGAAATCACCCTGGACGGGCTATCCGACCGACTGTACAAGATCCCCCTCGTCAACGAGGACAACACCCGGCTCGGCCGCGATACTTGGCTGATCGGATACAGCAACTATTTCCAATTAAAACAGGTAGATGCCTTTGTGAAAATCGTCCAAGAATCGATACAAACGGGAAAGGAATGA